In the genome of Ignavibacteriales bacterium, one region contains:
- a CDS encoding PQQ-like beta-propeller repeat protein has translation MKKIILPILLLLILQLSCKDNGVTPPPKVNPPGWQEDIPWPSLDANPWPIHHGDAQFTGRSKYAGPQLGQVEWMIELPTTNLTHDSFLSPVVGDSTIYFVSYKDTASPGSFLYALRFDGSIKWTFPLPSPTQKNSSPPVLASDGTIYVATWGDKLFAVNPDGTMKWEVTFAQSTGIYSMMNLDKEGNLYAFAHNGVLYKFSKTGETVWSLTLDDFGSSSSAVVFSPDGNTMYVTNDELYAVSLNGELKWRSNIGSVIDFLFSTPLVDVSGIIHVQSGFSKINSIGERLPYYGIPDSLQLVPDYIDPTIDKKGNAILGASNHLISFTHLGEFRWSKSYALNAFFSLISDVNGCIYFLFDGNKIGAVDSLGNEKWQLQLDGQSLYSPAISSEGRIYLGTVRGTKKYFYSIK, from the coding sequence ATGAAAAAAATAATTTTACCAATCCTTCTTTTACTAATCTTACAATTAAGTTGTAAAGACAACGGAGTTACTCCACCACCAAAAGTTAATCCGCCGGGCTGGCAGGAAGATATTCCCTGGCCAAGTCTTGATGCAAACCCGTGGCCCATTCATCACGGAGATGCACAGTTTACAGGAAGAAGTAAATACGCAGGACCACAATTAGGACAGGTTGAATGGATGATTGAACTACCAACTACAAACCTGACACACGATTCATTTCTTTCACCTGTGGTTGGTGATTCAACAATCTATTTCGTGTCGTATAAAGACACAGCAAGCCCGGGAAGTTTTCTTTATGCACTGAGATTTGACGGAAGCATAAAGTGGACATTTCCGCTGCCGTCACCAACACAGAAAAATTCATCACCACCTGTACTTGCATCAGACGGAACAATATACGTTGCAACGTGGGGAGATAAATTGTTTGCTGTAAATCCTGACGGTACAATGAAGTGGGAAGTTACATTTGCACAATCTACAGGTATATACAGTATGATGAACCTTGACAAGGAAGGAAACCTGTATGCATTTGCACACAACGGAGTGTTGTACAAGTTTTCGAAAACAGGAGAAACAGTATGGAGTTTAACACTTGATGATTTCGGTTCATCATCATCAGCGGTTGTATTCTCACCAGATGGAAACACAATGTATGTAACCAATGATGAACTATATGCTGTTTCTCTAAATGGTGAGCTTAAATGGAGATCAAACATAGGTTCTGTGATTGATTTTTTATTTTCTACACCATTAGTTGATGTATCAGGAATAATACATGTGCAATCTGGCTTCTCGAAGATAAACTCAATAGGCGAGCGATTACCGTACTATGGAATCCCAGATTCTTTGCAATTAGTACCAGATTATATTGATCCAACAATAGACAAAAAAGGTAATGCTATTCTTGGAGCGAGTAATCATTTAATTTCATTTACCCATCTAGGTGAATTCAGGTGGTCTAAGTCCTATGCTTTAAATGCATTTTTCAGTTTAATCAGTGATGTTAATGGATGCATCTATTTTTTGTTTGATGGAAATAAAATAGGGGCAGTTGATAGCTTGGGGAACGAAAAATGGCAACTCCAACTAGATGGTCAGAGTTTATATTCGCCAGCTATCTCATCAGAAGGTAGAATATATCTTGGTACTGTTCGCGGAACTAAAAAGTATTTCTATTCAATTAAATGA
- a CDS encoding class I fructose-bisphosphate aldolase yields MNSKIKELLGNEADSLLNYKAKFPKEQLHLPGPDFVDRIFSHTDRNINTLKNLQWIFMAGRLAGSGYVSILPVDQGIEHSAGASFAPNPAYFDPENIVKLAIEGGCNAVASTLGVLGMTSRKYAHKIPFVVKLNHNELLTYPNKFDQIMFAGVRQCYDLGAAAVGATIYFGSEESGRQIIEVSEAFQYAHELGMATILWCYTRNNAFKTKEKDYHVAADLTGQANHLGVTIEADIIKQKLPECNGGFDALKFGKTHKKVYSDLSSDNPIDLTRYQVINNYMGRAGLINSGGASGENDFAEAAKTAVINKRAGGMGLISGRKAFQRPMADGVKLLNVIQDVYLEKDITVA; encoded by the coding sequence ATGAATAGTAAAATTAAAGAGCTTCTTGGAAATGAAGCGGATTCGCTGTTAAACTACAAAGCAAAATTTCCGAAAGAACAACTTCACCTGCCGGGTCCTGATTTTGTGGACAGGATTTTTTCACACACTGACAGAAATATAAACACACTAAAAAATCTTCAGTGGATTTTTATGGCTGGAAGATTAGCGGGTTCAGGCTATGTTTCAATTCTTCCGGTTGACCAGGGAATTGAACACAGCGCGGGCGCTTCATTTGCGCCAAACCCGGCTTATTTTGATCCGGAAAACATTGTCAAGTTAGCGATTGAAGGCGGATGTAACGCAGTTGCATCAACACTTGGTGTACTTGGAATGACATCGAGAAAATATGCTCACAAAATTCCGTTCGTAGTAAAACTTAATCACAATGAACTGCTTACGTATCCCAATAAATTCGACCAGATTATGTTTGCGGGTGTAAGACAATGTTATGATCTTGGTGCGGCTGCAGTCGGCGCAACAATTTATTTCGGTTCCGAGGAAAGCGGAAGACAAATTATTGAAGTAAGCGAAGCATTCCAGTACGCGCACGAACTTGGTATGGCAACAATCCTATGGTGCTATACAAGGAACAATGCTTTCAAAACAAAAGAAAAAGATTATCACGTTGCTGCTGATTTAACCGGACAGGCAAACCATCTCGGTGTTACAATTGAAGCGGATATCATCAAACAAAAACTTCCTGAATGTAACGGCGGTTTTGATGCGTTAAAGTTCGGGAAAACACATAAGAAAGTTTACTCAGATCTTTCAAGCGACAACCCGATTGACCTAACACGCTACCAGGTAATTAATAATTATATGGGAAGAGCAGGACTGATAAACAGCGGCGGCGCTTCAGGTGAAAATGATTTTGCTGAAGCTGCTAAAACCGCTGTGATAAACAAACGTGCCGGCGGTATGGGATTGATCTCAGGAAGAAAAGCATTCCAGCGCCCAATGGCTGACGGTGTTAAACTGCTAAATGTTATTCAGGATGTTTATCTTGAAAAGGATATTACTGTAGCATAG
- the ypdA gene encoding YpdA family putative bacillithiol disulfide reductase, producing MNNLFDVIIIGAGPIGLTCGIEAVKRKMNYLIVEKGCLVNSIYNYPVNMTFFSTSERLEIGDVPFISHGDKPTRREALEYFRRIKTTWDLKINFYEKVNSVISETDRFRIITDKNSYQAKNIIIATGYYDNPNLLNVEGENSGKVFHYFKEAHPYSELDVAIIGGGNSAVDVALETYRRGSKVTMIVRESNLKKSIKYWVLPDIENRIKEGSIKSYFNSTVRTVLDDTIEIETPDGLIKIKNDVVFAMTGYHPDFSFLKNSGIEISPGDNLSPVFDPDTFETNRKGIYLAGVVCGGMDTGKWFIENSRFHAQSIFDHIGKSEKLK from the coding sequence ATGAACAACTTATTTGATGTAATAATTATCGGTGCCGGACCAATCGGGTTAACCTGCGGTATCGAAGCGGTGAAACGTAAAATGAATTACCTGATAGTCGAAAAGGGTTGTCTTGTAAATTCAATTTATAATTATCCCGTTAATATGACTTTCTTTTCCACATCAGAAAGATTAGAAATAGGCGATGTTCCATTCATTTCACATGGCGATAAACCAACGCGCAGAGAAGCTCTTGAATATTTCAGACGTATTAAAACAACGTGGGATCTGAAAATAAATTTTTATGAAAAAGTTAATTCTGTCATAAGCGAAACCGATCGCTTCAGGATAATTACTGATAAGAATTCCTACCAGGCAAAGAATATAATTATCGCAACAGGTTACTACGATAATCCGAATCTTTTGAATGTCGAAGGAGAAAATTCCGGTAAAGTATTTCACTACTTCAAAGAAGCTCACCCTTATTCTGAACTTGATGTTGCAATAATCGGCGGCGGAAATTCAGCAGTGGATGTGGCGCTTGAAACCTATAGAAGAGGCTCAAAAGTTACAATGATTGTACGCGAAAGTAATCTTAAAAAAAGTATTAAGTATTGGGTTCTTCCTGATATCGAAAACAGGATAAAAGAAGGAAGTATCAAATCATATTTTAATTCAACCGTAAGAACTGTTTTAGATGACACCATTGAAATTGAAACTCCCGACGGACTTATTAAAATTAAAAATGATGTGGTATTTGCTATGACAGGCTATCATCCTGATTTCAGCTTTCTTAAAAATTCAGGTATTGAAATTTCACCCGGCGATAATCTTAGCCCTGTTTTTGATCCGGATACTTTTGAGACGAACAGAAAAGGGATTTACCTTGCGGGAGTTGTTTGCGGCGGAATGGACACGGGCAAATGGTTTATTGAAAATTCAAGGTTCCACGCTCAATCAATTTTTGATCATATCGGGAAAAGTGAAAAATTAAAATAA
- a CDS encoding HAD-IA family hydrolase has protein sequence MKNKILHVCFDLDGTLIDSHSTIYKSTTTTLDHFSIRHDIDEHRFNRLIGKHFSDIFNEFGIVVDDLPSFIKVYKKIYFDFIDESKLYPGIPDLLKFLKEKNIAVTLLTTKAQDQADLIIDHFDLRKYFSLVVGRREGMAHKPSPEPLLFICNELNINPAETLMTGDTELDIQCGKNVGTRTCAVTYGYRTIETLKKEQPDYLINRAEEIIKIFQW, from the coding sequence ATGAAGAATAAAATTTTACATGTCTGTTTTGACCTTGACGGAACATTAATAGACTCGCACTCCACCATTTATAAATCAACCACCACAACCCTGGATCATTTTTCTATCAGGCATGATATTGATGAACATAGATTCAACCGGCTGATTGGAAAACATTTTTCAGATATTTTTAATGAGTTCGGGATTGTAGTGGATGATCTTCCATCTTTTATAAAAGTCTATAAGAAAATTTATTTTGATTTTATTGATGAATCAAAATTATATCCGGGCATACCTGACCTGTTAAAATTTCTTAAAGAAAAAAATATTGCAGTAACATTGCTTACAACAAAGGCCCAGGATCAGGCTGATCTGATAATCGATCATTTCGATCTGCGAAAATACTTTTCGCTTGTTGTGGGAAGAAGAGAAGGAATGGCACACAAACCATCACCCGAACCGCTTTTATTTATTTGTAATGAACTGAATATAAATCCGGCAGAAACATTAATGACAGGCGACACTGAACTTGATATTCAATGCGGAAAAAATGTTGGCACAAGAACCTGCGCCGTTACTTACGGCTACAGAACAATTGAAACACTTAAAAAAGAGCAGCCAGATTATTTAATTAACCGGGCTGAAGAAATTATTAAAATATTTCAATGGTAG
- a CDS encoding T9SS type A sorting domain-containing protein, producing MTNSYSNIYFYLNLRDCKWANQDYSPNYNTDFIIKYDAQADQFYYANAIDNYVSIPSKYVLNIWEIKSGNPVFTCFEDFWENCLVLIPSQTGNHPQLVWGPYPNEAIDSSKIYRKVAGGNYTHIASTTNNVFEYVDDEYNISPTGASLNYYVTAILISESETSSTNVVTTQGTGLEKEFIESQNVNDFALQQNYPNPFNPTTNIQYSIPTDGLVSLKVYDLLGREVVTLVNESKTAGNYTVNFDASTLASGTYIYQLRTGEFLSTKKMLMIK from the coding sequence ATGACGAACAGCTACAGTAATATTTATTTTTATTTGAACCTGAGGGATTGTAAATGGGCTAATCAGGACTATTCACCTAACTATAATACAGATTTTATAATTAAATATGATGCACAGGCTGATCAGTTTTATTATGCCAATGCTATCGATAATTATGTTTCGATTCCATCAAAGTATGTGCTAAATATTTGGGAGATAAAATCAGGCAATCCAGTTTTTACTTGCTTTGAAGATTTCTGGGAAAATTGCTTAGTATTAATCCCATCTCAAACAGGAAACCATCCACAACTTGTCTGGGGACCCTACCCAAATGAAGCAATAGATAGCTCTAAAATATACAGAAAGGTAGCAGGCGGTAATTACACTCATATTGCATCAACAACTAATAACGTTTTTGAATATGTTGATGACGAATATAATATTTCGCCGACAGGTGCGAGTTTAAATTATTATGTCACGGCAATATTGATATCAGAGAGTGAAACAAGTTCGACAAATGTAGTTACAACACAAGGAACGGGGTTAGAAAAAGAATTTATAGAATCACAAAATGTAAATGATTTTGCATTGCAACAGAATTACCCAAATCCATTCAACCCAACAACAAACATACAGTATTCAATTCCGACGGATGGGTTAGTATCACTAAAAGTTTATGATTTACTTGGTCGTGAAGTTGTAACATTGGTTAACGAATCAAAAACAGCGGGTAACTATACTGTTAATTTTGACGCATCTACGTTGGCGAGTGGTACATATATTTATCAGTTAAGAACTGGTGAGTTTCTTTCAACTAAAAAGATGTTGATGATAAAGTAA
- a CDS encoding PQQ-like beta-propeller repeat protein: MKRSFLFILVIIILQLSCKENTITPPDNKPPGWQEDIPWPSLADSPWPMYRHDAQNTGRSNFSGLNSVNIQWNYDSLYMSNSVVIGYLNECYVLNGHTINSTGGLKRFSFSGFEEWSYDINHISNTSTPIITKDSAIIFSTFYLGDIVALNKNGSLLWRYETNNYITSNLNIDLQGNIYFVDSTGTLYAISSNGNYQWSLQYEQAVFGYGSAFLTFSPDGKVLYVKGSLNLLYAIDITQKQIKWIHPGYFVASPQMVDSYGNIYLTGEIPPHEISYLKKLNGSGDLEWIYYWGNGQETFYSSPTIHKNGSIYFGSDTLYALSFEGKLKWKLPLDNKILSHLVCDANGNIYVSLGTPLGTKLISVNDRGEMNWTINLEDTNPADAPALANGFIYYPGYRSDKLYLIK, from the coding sequence ATGAAAAGATCATTTTTATTTATACTTGTAATAATAATTTTACAATTAAGTTGTAAAGAAAACACAATAACCCCGCCCGACAACAAACCACCCGGCTGGCAGGAAGACATACCCTGGCCTAGTTTGGCTGATAGTCCTTGGCCTATGTATAGACATGATGCACAGAATACTGGACGTTCGAATTTTTCCGGCTTAAACTCTGTCAATATACAGTGGAACTATGACTCATTATATATGAGCAATAGTGTGGTTATAGGCTATTTGAATGAATGTTATGTCTTAAATGGTCATACAATTAATAGCACTGGTGGTTTAAAGAGATTTTCTTTCTCAGGTTTCGAAGAATGGTCATATGATATTAATCATATTTCAAATACATCTACACCCATCATTACAAAAGACAGTGCAATAATTTTTTCAACTTTTTATTTGGGTGATATAGTAGCGTTAAATAAAAACGGAAGTCTTTTATGGAGGTATGAAACGAATAATTATATAACAAGCAATTTAAACATTGACTTACAAGGGAATATTTATTTTGTGGATTCTACCGGGACACTTTATGCAATTTCTTCTAACGGAAATTATCAATGGTCATTACAGTATGAACAGGCAGTATTTGGTTATGGTTCTGCGTTTCTTACTTTTTCTCCAGATGGAAAGGTTTTATATGTAAAAGGATCATTAAATCTTCTCTATGCAATCGACATTACTCAAAAACAAATTAAATGGATTCATCCTGGATATTTTGTAGCATCTCCGCAAATGGTTGATAGCTATGGTAATATTTATTTGACAGGTGAAATTCCACCTCATGAAATATCATATTTAAAAAAATTAAACGGTTCAGGTGACTTGGAATGGATTTATTATTGGGGTAATGGGCAAGAGACATTTTATTCCTCACCTACAATTCATAAAAATGGTTCAATCTATTTTGGAAGTGATACTTTATATGCTCTTAGTTTTGAAGGTAAATTAAAATGGAAATTACCTTTGGATAATAAAATATTAAGTCATTTAGTGTGTGATGCTAACGGAAATATTTATGTTTCTTTAGGGACGCCTTTGGGAACTAAATTAATTTCGGTTAATGATAGAGGTGAAATGAACTGGACAATCAATCTTGAGGATACTAACCCGGCAGATGCTCCAGCTTTAGCAAATGGATTTATCTATTATCCCGGATATAGATCGGATAAACTGTATTTAATTAAATAA
- a CDS encoding immune inhibitor A: protein MKTLFTLLFALMISFTTYSQNYKQVKIYLNHPSDIQSLMNSGFEFDHPNLSKDNAVVAYLSDNDFAKIQTSGFSYEVLIDDWYEYYNNLPQLTDLEKSEFIEQSKREMNVSGFGYGSMGGFYTLAEVIAELDSMKQMYPNLITTKVSIGNTIESRPMYMVKISDNPDVDENEPEILYTALHHAREPQGMMTLIYYMYYLLENYNSDPSIQYLVNNRELYFIPVVNPDGYEYNRSTSPSGGGMWRKNRRNNSGSYGVDLNRNYGPMTYWNAPNGGSSTSPSSDTYRGTAPFSEPETNNIKNFLATRKLKNALNYHTYSNLLIYPYGALSHETSDSLIFREYAIDMTAYNGYTYGTDMQTVGYSTRGNSDDYFYDGDVALNSGKIFAMTPEVGSTGFWPSQAEIFPLAIENLKPNLYYAWVAGEYVSMVNGNYSQQYFNPGDNVLMNPVFKNKGLSSGYNITVELTALNSYATVTSGTASFDSIPARGTASVSSPLSFTVSPSAPSEGIIKLLLTARTNGTVMNYDTLNLIVGVPTFVFADTTNNPLTLWTIAGTPTTAPKWAATTSSFNTAPNSYTDSPSGNYVANSTVTMTLTNPINLSGFTNPRLTYYTKWDIESDWDYGQVEISTNNGSTWIPLQGQYMNPGTGSFQPNGEPLYDGTRAEWVREEISLASYISSTVKFRFELKTDGSQQRDGWYVDDIGVIYYTILPVELTSFTANATENNVLLKWSTSSEINNRGFEILRKKSDETGWMTVGYVEGSGTTTDAKEYKFVDKSPLNGKNIYRLKQIDFDGTFKLFNSVEADFNGIKNYELEQNYPNPFNPSTQIKYALPKSGFVTLKVYNLLGAEVATLINEYKEAGRHSVEFNSENENLNLSSGVYVYSIRVNDFVQTRKMLMLK from the coding sequence ATGAAAACTCTTTTCACGCTTCTTTTTGCTCTGATGATTTCATTCACCACATATTCACAGAACTACAAACAGGTGAAAATTTATCTTAATCATCCATCCGATATTCAGTCACTCATGAATTCAGGCTTTGAATTTGATCATCCGAATCTTTCAAAAGACAACGCGGTAGTTGCTTATTTAAGCGATAACGACTTTGCGAAAATTCAAACATCAGGTTTCAGCTATGAGGTACTAATTGATGACTGGTATGAATATTATAACAATCTCCCTCAGCTAACTGATTTGGAAAAATCAGAATTCATTGAACAAAGCAAACGTGAAATGAATGTGTCAGGTTTTGGTTACGGTTCAATGGGCGGATTTTATACTCTTGCCGAAGTTATTGCAGAACTTGACAGTATGAAACAGATGTACCCGAATCTTATTACAACCAAAGTATCAATCGGCAATACGATTGAGAGCAGACCGATGTATATGGTTAAAATATCAGATAATCCGGATGTTGATGAAAATGAACCTGAAATTCTTTACACGGCTCTCCATCACGCAAGAGAACCGCAGGGAATGATGACATTAATTTATTATATGTATTACCTTCTTGAAAACTACAACTCTGATCCTTCAATTCAATACCTGGTAAACAACAGGGAATTATATTTTATTCCTGTTGTAAATCCGGATGGGTATGAGTACAATCGTTCAACAAGTCCATCAGGCGGAGGGATGTGGAGAAAGAACAGAAGAAATAACAGCGGCAGTTATGGTGTTGATCTTAACAGGAATTACGGACCTATGACTTACTGGAACGCTCCAAACGGCGGTTCAAGCACATCACCAAGCAGCGACACTTACAGAGGTACTGCACCATTCTCCGAACCGGAAACAAATAACATTAAAAACTTTCTTGCAACAAGAAAATTAAAGAATGCACTTAACTATCACACATACAGTAATTTATTAATATATCCATACGGAGCTTTAAGTCACGAAACATCTGACTCACTTATATTCAGAGAGTATGCGATTGATATGACAGCATACAATGGTTACACATACGGAACGGATATGCAGACAGTAGGTTACAGTACACGCGGCAACAGCGATGATTATTTTTATGATGGTGATGTAGCGCTTAACAGCGGAAAAATATTTGCAATGACACCGGAAGTAGGAAGCACAGGGTTCTGGCCAAGCCAGGCTGAGATATTTCCTTTAGCAATAGAGAACCTGAAGCCAAATCTTTATTATGCCTGGGTAGCTGGTGAGTATGTAAGTATGGTAAACGGGAATTACAGTCAGCAGTACTTTAATCCCGGTGATAACGTATTGATGAATCCGGTATTCAAGAACAAAGGATTATCATCCGGTTACAATATTACTGTCGAACTGACTGCACTTAATTCATATGCAACAGTAACAAGCGGAACAGCGTCATTTGATTCCATTCCTGCACGAGGCACCGCATCAGTTTCATCACCGCTTTCATTTACCGTATCACCTTCAGCACCATCTGAAGGAATCATCAAACTGCTTCTTACAGCAAGAACAAATGGAACGGTAATGAATTACGATACACTAAATTTAATAGTTGGTGTACCAACATTTGTATTTGCAGATACAACAAACAACCCGTTAACACTATGGACAATTGCGGGAACACCGACAACAGCACCGAAGTGGGCTGCGACAACAAGCAGTTTTAACACAGCCCCAAATTCATACACAGACAGCCCTTCCGGAAATTACGTTGCCAACTCAACGGTGACAATGACATTGACAAACCCAATAAATCTTTCGGGATTCACAAATCCAAGATTGACATATTACACAAAATGGGATATAGAGAGCGATTGGGATTACGGACAGGTAGAGATAAGCACAAACAACGGAAGTACCTGGATACCTTTACAGGGACAGTATATGAACCCGGGAACAGGATCATTCCAGCCGAATGGTGAACCATTGTACGACGGAACAAGAGCTGAATGGGTTAGAGAAGAAATTTCGCTTGCGTCATACATCAGCAGTACAGTTAAGTTCAGGTTTGAATTGAAGACAGACGGAAGCCAGCAGAGAGACGGCTGGTACGTGGATGATATCGGGGTGATTTATTACACAATACTTCCCGTTGAACTTACAAGCTTTACTGCAAATGCTACGGAGAACAATGTATTACTGAAGTGGTCAACATCCTCAGAGATCAATAACCGCGGCTTTGAGATACTCAGAAAAAAATCTGATGAAACAGGCTGGATGACAGTCGGTTATGTTGAAGGTAGCGGCACAACTACAGACGCAAAAGAATATAAGTTTGTAGATAAGAGTCCGCTCAACGGAAAAAATATTTACAGACTTAAACAAATTGATTTTGACGGAACATTCAAACTATTCAACAGCGTTGAAGCAGATTTTAACGGAATAAAGAACTACGAGCTTGAACAGAATTATCCGAATCCGTTCAACCCGTCAACACAGATTAAGTACGCTTTACCAAAGAGCGGTTTCGTAACACTAAAAGTATATAATCTTCTCGGCGCAGAAGTTGCGACACTCATTAACGAATATAAAGAAGCAGGCAGACACAGCGTTGAGTTTAATTCAGAAAATGAAAATCTGAATTTAAGTTCAGGCGTATATGTTTATTCGATTAGAGTAAATGATTTTGTACAGACGAGGAAAATGCTGATGCTCAAGTAA